A single window of Mustela erminea isolate mMusErm1 chromosome 4, mMusErm1.Pri, whole genome shotgun sequence DNA harbors:
- the LOC116589376 gene encoding MEF2-activating motif and SAP domain-containing transcriptional regulator-like, with protein sequence MKVSNDTLSSWNYNLVVPKYGMSNEQWQKVKLKRKEAAPAPALTPASALAPAPAPLRAAAAAPAAAPAPTPPPALPTAALTLEEELQEAIRRAQLLPNRGIDDILEDPVEPEDPLPPIPLDFPGSFDVLSSSPDSEGLSSVFSSSLPSPTNSPSPSPRGPTDSLVWLEALSGGPLLGCGSPAPSIFSADLSDSSGTRLWDLLVDPW encoded by the exons ATGAAGGTGAGCAATGACACATTATCTTCTTGGAACTACAATTTAGTTGTTCCCAAATATGGTATGAGTAATGAGCAGTGGCAGAAAGTGAAGTTGAAGAG aaaagaggccgCTCCGGCTCCGGCCTTGACTCCGGCCTCGGCTCTGGCTCCGGCTCCAGCTCCGCTTCGGGCTGCGGCTGCGGCTCCGGCTGCGGCTCCAGCACCGACTCCTCCCCCCGCACTGCCCACAGCGGCCCTGACGCTGGAGGAGGAGCTGCAGGAAGCCATCCGCAGGGCGCAGTTGCTTCCGAACCGGGGCATTGATGACATCCTGGAGGATCCGGTGGAGCCTGAGGACCCGCTGCCCCCCATCCCCTTGGACTTCCCCGGCTCCTTCGACGTGCTGTCTTCCTCCCCGGATTCCGAAGGCCTCTcatctgtcttctcttcctcGCTCCCGTCCCCCACAAACTCCCCGTCCCCCTCTCCCAGGGGCCCCACAGACTCCTTGGTCTGGCTGGAGGCTCTAAGTGGGGGTCCCCTGCTAGGCTgtggctccccagcccccagcatctTCTCCGCTGACTTATCTGACTCCAGTGGAACCCGGCTGTGGGACCTGCTGGTGGATCCATGGTGA